One Antennarius striatus isolate MH-2024 chromosome 17, ASM4005453v1, whole genome shotgun sequence genomic window carries:
- the lgals3a gene encoding galectin-3, whose product MADFSLTDALADENSGKVKKVGNTNPSAPANNPTAPANPGWPSSAPGAPSQPSAPGDFGGGSSGPGAPGQFPFHSGPGAPGQYPGPPPAHGGFPPGPGMPGQYPPAPGAPGQFPSSPGAPGQFPGQFPGHYPPEGAPGQLPGGPATYPTGPFPSGPGAPPGPYPNVPYPGGQPGGGNGMYGPGGPGAFPPPAGPGSFPPFPGGGFPPIPPGSWGSPAGGGFPPAPGPFCPGQGPVGPYGGPAAPGGMLMVPYDLPLHAGIMPQLLITIVGEPVPGADRFQVDFIKGPDVVFHFNPRFNEQTIVRNSNLGGCWGPEEREAAFPFVQGRRFELKILVEEDMFKVAVDGTHLLEYEHRVGGLEDVTMVRVVGDVILHSAAPSMI is encoded by the exons ATGGCGGATTTCTCG CTGACAGATGCCTTAGCAGATGAAAACTCCGGCAAGGTAAAGAAAGTAGGGAACACTAACCCTTCTGCCCCAGCCAACAACCCTACAGCTCCTGCAAACCCAGGATGGCCTAGTTCGGCCCCAGGAGCTCCCTCTCAGCCCTCAGCTCCTGGCGACTTCGGTGGTGGCTCATCAGGGCCAGGGGCTCCAGGGCAGTTTCCATTTCACTCTGGTCCTGGAGCACCTGGGCAATACCCAGGACCTCCTCCGGCACATGGTGGGTTCCCCCCTGGTCCTGGAATGCCAGGACAGTATCCACCTGCACCGGGAGCTCCGGGGCAGTTCCCCTCCAGTCCTGGAGCACCTGGCCAGTTCCCGGGGCAATTCCCTGGGCATTACCCACCTGAAGGAGCTCCAGGACAGTTACCCGGAGGCCCAGCTACTTACCCGACTGGACCGTTCCCctctggtcctggagctccCCCCGGGCCTTATCCAAATGTGCCTTATCCGGGAGGTCAGCCAGGAGGCGGCAATGGAATGTATGGACCAGGCGGGCCAGGTGCATTCCCCCCTCCAGCTGGTCCTGGTTCTTTCCCTCCATTTCCTGGTGGAGGTTTCCCCCCAATTCCCCCTGGGTCATGGGGATCACCTGCAGGTGGAGGCTTCCCTCCTGCTCCTGGCCCTTTTTGTCCTGGTCAAGGGCCGGTGGGTCCGTATGGGGGACCTGCAGCTCCAGGAGGCATGTTG ATGGTGCCGTACGATCTCCCTCTTCATGCTGGAATTATGCCACAGCTTTTAATCACGATAGTCGGGGAGCCTGTACCTGGTGCCGACAG GTTTCAAGTTGACTTCATCAAAGGCCCAGATGTGGTGTTTCACTTCAATCCTCGGTTTAATGAGCAAACCATCGTCAGAAACTCCAACCTAGGTGGATGTTGGGGGCCAGAGGAGCGAGAAGCTGCTTTCCCATTTGTTCAGGGACGCCGTTTTGAG CTGAAGATCCTGGTAGAGGAGGACATGTTTAAAGTGGCGGTGGACGGCACCCACCTGCTGGAGTACGAGCACAGAGTCGGTGGGCTGGAAGACGTCACCATGGTTCGGGTGGTCGGGGACGTCATCCTCCACAGCGCAGCCCCGAGCATGATCTGA
- the pls1 gene encoding plastin-1 isoform X1 has product MTTMENHITQISREDLEELREAFHKIDIDNSGYVSDFELQELFRQASFSLPGYKVREIIETFVAGDTNKDEKISFEEFVSIYQELKSKEFSETFRKTITRRDGIRSFGGTSGNSSEGTQHSYSDEEKVAFVNWINKGLAKDPDCQHLLPMNPNDEGLFSSVRDGILLCKMINQSQPDTIDERVINKKKLTTFKMTENLVLALNSASAIGCTVVSIDAHDLMAGKPHLVLGLLWQIIKVGLFADIEISRNEGLMNLLSDGEQLERLLSLSPEEMLLRWVNHHLQSAGTKTIRNFSEDIKVVYITHTHTHTHTHTQLLECLIVICVALPQDSRAYFHLLEQIALQEESSIEIDMAGLKERNLDRRAELMLQQAARMECRQFVTAHDVTSGNSKLNLAFVANLFNMHPSLQRAQTNGMEMAHIEGETREEKTFRNWMNSLGVSPYVNHLYSDLSDGLVILQLLEKVNVHVNWKKVNNHPYPVLGANMKKLENCNYAVELGRDVAHFSLVGIGGENLSEGSPMHTLALVWQLMRRYTVLVLSNLGVGEKVGDQIILNWVNTTLSQKQKNSQISSFKDHLISTSLPVIDLIDVIAPGTVKWDMVKKGEKGGLREADKLSNAKYAISLARKIGTRVYALPDDLVEVNPKMVLTLFACLMGHGLKKVIH; this is encoded by the exons ATGACCACGATGGAGAACCACATCACACAGATTTCCAGAGAAGACCTAGAGGAGCTCAGAGAGGCATTTCATAAGATTG ATATTGATAACAGCGGCTATGTGAGTGACTTTGAGCTGCAAGAGCTATTCAGGCAGGCCAGTTTCTCCCTGCCGGGCTACAAGGTGAGAGAGATAATCGAGACCTTTGTGGCTGGTGACACCAACAAAGACGAGAAGATCAGCTTTGAGGAGTTTGTCTCG ATCTATCAGGAGCTGAAGAGCAAAGAGTTCAGTGAGACGTTCAGGAAAACCATCACCAGGAGGGATGGGATCCGCTCCTTTGGAGGAACGTCAGGGAACTCAAGCGAGGGAACGCAACACTCCTACTCCG ATGAGGAGAAGGTTGCTTTTGTCAACTGGATCAATAAAGGTCTAGCCAAAGATCCAGACTGTCAGCATCTGCTGCCGATGAACCCCAATGACGAAGGTCTGTTCAGCTCTGTTCGAGATGGCATCCTGttatg TAAAATGATCAACCAGTCTCAACCTGACACGATCGATGAGAGAGTGATCAACAAGAAGAAACTAACCACCTTCAAAATGACA gagaatctggttctggctctgaaCTCGGCTTCGGCCATCGGCTGTACGGTGGTGAGCATCGACGCCCATGATCTGATGGCTGGGAAACCCCATCTGGTTCTGGGACTTCTGTGGCAGATCATCAAGGTCGGCCTGTTCGCCGATATTGAAATCAGCAGGAACGAAG GCCTGATGAATCTCCTGTCGGACGGGGAACAACTGGAACGTCTGCTGTCTTTGTCTCCAGAGGAGATGCTGCTCCGCTGGGTCAACCATCATCTCCAGAGTGCAGGAACTAAGACCATCAGGAACTTCAGTGAAGACATTAAGGTTGtttacataacacacacacacacacacacacatacacatacacagttACTCGAGTGTTTGATCGTCATTTGTGTTGCACTGCCGCAGGACTCGCGAGCCTACTTCCACTTGTTGGAGCAGATTGCTCTTCAAGAAGAAAGCAGCATCGAAATAGACATGGCTGGCCTCAAA GAGCGTAATTTGGACCGGAGGGCTGAGTTGATGCTGCAGCAGGCAGCCCGCATGGAGTGTAGACAGTTTGTTACTGCTCATGACGTCACATCCGGTAACAGCAAACTCAACCTGGCCTTTGTAGCCAACCTGTTCAACATGcacccctccctacagagagcTCAGACCAACGGCATGGAGATGGCTCACATAGAGG GTGAGACCAGAGAAGAGAAAACCTTTAGAAACTGGATGAACTCCCTGGGTGTGTCTCCATACGTCAATCACCTGTACAG TGACCTGAGTGATGGTTTAGTGATCCTGCAGCTCTTAGAGAAGGTTAACGTCCACGTGAACTGGAAAAAAGTCAACAATCATCCATATCCTGTCCTTGGTGCCAACATGAAGAAG CTGGAGAACTGTAACTATGCTGTGGAGTTGGGCAGAGACGTCGCTCACTTCTCTTTGGTCGGCATCGGTGGAGAAAACCTGAGCGAAGGCAGTCCCATGCACACCTTGGCTTTGGTCTGGCAGCTGATGAGGAG GTATACGGTGTTGGTGTTGTCAAATCTGGGCGTGGGAGAGAAGGTCGGAGATCAGATCATCCTCAACTGGGTTAACACCACCTTGAGTCAGAAGCAAAAGAACTCACAGATCAGCAGCTTCAAG GACCATCTGATCAGCACCAGTCTACCGGTGATCGACCTGATCGACGTCATCGCTCCCGGCACGGTGAAGTGGGATATggtgaaaaaaggagaaaaaggaggGCTGAGGGAGGCCGATAAACTCAGCAATGCCAA gTACGCAATCTCATTGGCTCGAAAGATTGGAACTCGTGTCTATGCGCTGCCGGACGACTTGGTGGAAGTGAACCCCAAGATGGTGCTGACGCTGTTTGCCTGCCTCATGGGTCATGGTTTGAAGAAGGTCATCCACTAG
- the pls1 gene encoding plastin-1 isoform X2 has product MTTMENHITQISREDLEELREAFHKIDIDNSGYVSDFELQELFRQASFSLPGYKVREIIETFVAGDTNKDEKISFEEFVSIYQELKSKEFSETFRKTITRRDGIRSFGGTSGNSSEGTQHSYSDEEKVAFVNWINKGLAKDPDCQHLLPMNPNDEGLFSSVRDGILLCKMINQSQPDTIDERVINKKKLTTFKMTENLVLALNSASAIGCTVVSIDAHDLMAGKPHLVLGLLWQIIKVGLFADIEISRNEGLMNLLSDGEQLERLLSLSPEEMLLRWVNHHLQSAGTKTIRNFSEDIKDSRAYFHLLEQIALQEESSIEIDMAGLKERNLDRRAELMLQQAARMECRQFVTAHDVTSGNSKLNLAFVANLFNMHPSLQRAQTNGMEMAHIEGETREEKTFRNWMNSLGVSPYVNHLYSDLSDGLVILQLLEKVNVHVNWKKVNNHPYPVLGANMKKLENCNYAVELGRDVAHFSLVGIGGENLSEGSPMHTLALVWQLMRRYTVLVLSNLGVGEKVGDQIILNWVNTTLSQKQKNSQISSFKDHLISTSLPVIDLIDVIAPGTVKWDMVKKGEKGGLREADKLSNAKYAISLARKIGTRVYALPDDLVEVNPKMVLTLFACLMGHGLKKVIH; this is encoded by the exons ATGACCACGATGGAGAACCACATCACACAGATTTCCAGAGAAGACCTAGAGGAGCTCAGAGAGGCATTTCATAAGATTG ATATTGATAACAGCGGCTATGTGAGTGACTTTGAGCTGCAAGAGCTATTCAGGCAGGCCAGTTTCTCCCTGCCGGGCTACAAGGTGAGAGAGATAATCGAGACCTTTGTGGCTGGTGACACCAACAAAGACGAGAAGATCAGCTTTGAGGAGTTTGTCTCG ATCTATCAGGAGCTGAAGAGCAAAGAGTTCAGTGAGACGTTCAGGAAAACCATCACCAGGAGGGATGGGATCCGCTCCTTTGGAGGAACGTCAGGGAACTCAAGCGAGGGAACGCAACACTCCTACTCCG ATGAGGAGAAGGTTGCTTTTGTCAACTGGATCAATAAAGGTCTAGCCAAAGATCCAGACTGTCAGCATCTGCTGCCGATGAACCCCAATGACGAAGGTCTGTTCAGCTCTGTTCGAGATGGCATCCTGttatg TAAAATGATCAACCAGTCTCAACCTGACACGATCGATGAGAGAGTGATCAACAAGAAGAAACTAACCACCTTCAAAATGACA gagaatctggttctggctctgaaCTCGGCTTCGGCCATCGGCTGTACGGTGGTGAGCATCGACGCCCATGATCTGATGGCTGGGAAACCCCATCTGGTTCTGGGACTTCTGTGGCAGATCATCAAGGTCGGCCTGTTCGCCGATATTGAAATCAGCAGGAACGAAG GCCTGATGAATCTCCTGTCGGACGGGGAACAACTGGAACGTCTGCTGTCTTTGTCTCCAGAGGAGATGCTGCTCCGCTGGGTCAACCATCATCTCCAGAGTGCAGGAACTAAGACCATCAGGAACTTCAGTGAAGACATTAAG GACTCGCGAGCCTACTTCCACTTGTTGGAGCAGATTGCTCTTCAAGAAGAAAGCAGCATCGAAATAGACATGGCTGGCCTCAAA GAGCGTAATTTGGACCGGAGGGCTGAGTTGATGCTGCAGCAGGCAGCCCGCATGGAGTGTAGACAGTTTGTTACTGCTCATGACGTCACATCCGGTAACAGCAAACTCAACCTGGCCTTTGTAGCCAACCTGTTCAACATGcacccctccctacagagagcTCAGACCAACGGCATGGAGATGGCTCACATAGAGG GTGAGACCAGAGAAGAGAAAACCTTTAGAAACTGGATGAACTCCCTGGGTGTGTCTCCATACGTCAATCACCTGTACAG TGACCTGAGTGATGGTTTAGTGATCCTGCAGCTCTTAGAGAAGGTTAACGTCCACGTGAACTGGAAAAAAGTCAACAATCATCCATATCCTGTCCTTGGTGCCAACATGAAGAAG CTGGAGAACTGTAACTATGCTGTGGAGTTGGGCAGAGACGTCGCTCACTTCTCTTTGGTCGGCATCGGTGGAGAAAACCTGAGCGAAGGCAGTCCCATGCACACCTTGGCTTTGGTCTGGCAGCTGATGAGGAG GTATACGGTGTTGGTGTTGTCAAATCTGGGCGTGGGAGAGAAGGTCGGAGATCAGATCATCCTCAACTGGGTTAACACCACCTTGAGTCAGAAGCAAAAGAACTCACAGATCAGCAGCTTCAAG GACCATCTGATCAGCACCAGTCTACCGGTGATCGACCTGATCGACGTCATCGCTCCCGGCACGGTGAAGTGGGATATggtgaaaaaaggagaaaaaggaggGCTGAGGGAGGCCGATAAACTCAGCAATGCCAA gTACGCAATCTCATTGGCTCGAAAGATTGGAACTCGTGTCTATGCGCTGCCGGACGACTTGGTGGAAGTGAACCCCAAGATGGTGCTGACGCTGTTTGCCTGCCTCATGGGTCATGGTTTGAAGAAGGTCATCCACTAG
- the LOC137610572 gene encoding glycogenin-1, which translates to MLGLIPALDCSQLLKLCRSQCAVSVTTHDPRGDFRQNNMADQAFVTLATNDSYAKGAMVLGQSLRNHNTTRKLVILIGPHVGEPCRDVLHSIFDEVRVVDVMDSEDVAHLSLMKRPDLGVTFTKLHCWALTQYSKCVFMDADTLVLSNIDELFEREELSAAPDPGWPDCFNSGVFVFRPSNETLDKLLTFCGENGSFDGGDQGVLNSFFNTWATADISKHLPFIYNLSSIAIYSYLPAFKQYGHRAKVVHFLGQVKPWNHSYDAQMGEVKGHSLSPDLSQLHPDYLLMWWQLYVQSVLPLLEQAYGDAPFNSGFIEASEIVTIQEDVQEQQPLPVAPAQRVSSAERKQRWEEGQIDYMGDDSFANIERKLNSFLK; encoded by the exons ATGTTGGGTTTAATTCCTGCACTCGACTGCTCCCAGCTACTGAAGCTCTGCCGTTCCCAGTGCGCTGTTTCAGTCACGACCCACGACCCCCGGGGCGACTTCCGTCAGAACAACATGGCAG ACCAGGCCTTTGTGACACTGGCCACCAATGACAGCTATGCTAAAGGAGCAATGGTTCTTGGCCAGTCCCTAAGAAACCACAACACAACCAGGAAACTGGTTATTCTCATCGGACCTCACGTTGGCGAACCATGCAG AGATGTTCTACATTCAATTTTTGATGAGGTTCGAGTGGTGGACGTTATGGATTCGGAGGATGTGGCTCATCTGTCTCTGATGAAGCGTCCGGATCTCGGGGTGACCTTCACAAAACTGCACTGCTGGGCTTTGACACAATAcagcaagtgtgtgttcatggatGCTGACACTCTG GTTCTGTCAAATATTGACGAACTCTTTGAGAGGGAAGAGCTCTCTGCAGCGCCGGATCCTGGTTGGCCCGATTGTTTTAATTCTGGAGTGTTTGTGTTCAGACCGTCCAATGAAACACTGGACAAGTTGCTGACATTCTGCGGTGAAAACGGCAGCTTTGACG gtGGCGATCAGGGTGTCCTCAACAGTTTCTTTAACACCTGGGCGACAGCAGACATCTCCAAACACCTTCCCTTCATCTACAACTTGAGCAGCATTGCCATCTACTCCTACCTGCCAGCATTCAAACA gtACGGCCATCGGGCCAAGGTGGTTCACTTCCTCGGTCAGGTGAAACCGTGGAACCACTCTTATGATGCTCAGATGGGTGAGGTTAAAGGTCACTCCCTGTCCCCTGACTTGTCCCAGCTCCACCCCGACTACTTGCTCATGTGGTGGCAGCTGTACGTCCAATCGGTGCTACCCCTGCTGGAGCAGGCTTACGGCGACGCTCCCTTCAACAGTGGCTTCATCGAGGCCAGTGAGATT GTTACGATCCAGGAGGACGTACAGGAGCAGCAGCCGCTGCCCGTCGCTCCAGCGCAGAGGGTCTCGTCAGCGGAGAGGAAGCAGCGCTGGGAGGAAGGACAAATTGACTACATGGGTGACGACTCCTTTGCCAACATTGAGCGGAAGCTTAACTCCTTCTTGAAGTAG
- the LOC137610541 gene encoding serine/threonine-protein kinase PAK 2-like — translation MCDSGVCEDKPPAPPVRMSSQGGGPKDSSRPLPSVPEEKKSRNKIISIFVSEKGGRKKDRDKDRPEISSPSDFEHTIHVGFDAVTGEFTGMPEQWARLLQTSNISKSEQKQNPQAVLDILKFYDSTSGKQKYLSFSAPDKDTQLPGKQGTATSPSGDKYGDDDEDDDTPPPVIAPRPEHTKSVYTRSVIEPLDGDVASKATDRQKKKGGKMTDEEIMEKLRTIVSIGDPKKKYTRYEKIGQGASGTVYTAIDVSTGEEVAIKQINLQKQPKKELIINEILVMKEMKNPNIVNFVDSFLVGDELFVVMDYLAGGSLTDVVTETCMDEAQIAAVCREVLQALEFLHANQVIHRDIKSDNVLLGMDGSVKLTDFGFCAQITPEQSKRSTMVGTPYWMAPEVVTRKAYGPKVDIWSLGIMAIEMVEGEPPYLNENPLRALYLIATNGTPELQSPEKLSPIFKSFLSRCLEMDVEKRGSSRELLQHPFLKLSKPLSSLTPLILAAKEAMRSNR, via the exons atgtgtgacagtggagtgtgtgaagacaagccccccgccccccctgtcAGGATGAGCAGCCAAGGAGGAGGACCCAAAGACAGCTCTCGACCACTGCCCTCGGttccagaggagaagaagtcTAGAAACAAGATTATCTCCATTTTTGTATCTGAGAAAG gaggaagaaagaaggaCCGGGACAAGGACCGCCCTGAGATCTCATCTCCGTCTGACTTTGAACACACCATCCATGTTGGTTTTGATGCCGTCACTGGAGAGTTCACC ggcatGCCGGAGCAGTGGGCCCGTCTCCTTCAAACCTCCAACATCAGTaaatcagaacaaaaacaaaacccccagGCCGTCCTGGACATTCTCAAGTTCTACGATTCTACCAGTGGAAAACAGAAATATCTCAGCTTTTCTGCTCCGG ATAAAGACACACAGTTG CCAGGTAAGCAGGGCACGGCCACTTCCCCATCGGGCGACAAgtatggagatgatgatgaagatgatgacacACCTCCTCCGGTTATCGCGCCACGGCCAGAACATACAAAATCA GTGTACACAAGATCGGTCATCGAACCCCTGGATGGAGATGTCGCCTCAAAGGCCACCGACcgacagaagaagaagggaggaaagaTGACCGATGAAGAGATAATGGAGAAACTCA GAACGATTGTCAGCATTGGAGATCCGAAGAAGAAATACACTCGCTATGAGAAGATTGGCCAGGG GGCATCTGGTACCGTTTACACAGCCATAGATGTTTCAACCGGAGAAGAG GTGGCAATCAAACAGATCAACCTCCAGAAGCAGCCGAAGAAGGAACTTATCATCAATGAGATTCTGGTcatgaaggagatgaagaaccCAAACATTGTCAACTTCGTTGACAG TTTCCTGGTCGGAGACGAGCTGTTCGTGGTGATGGACTACCTGGCAGGTGGATCGCTCACTGATGTTGTGACAGAAACATGCATGGACGAGGCTCAGATTGCCGCTGTCTGCAGAGAG GTCCTCCAGGCTTTGGAGTTTCTTCACGCCAATCAGGTCATCCACAGAGACATCAAGAGTGACAACGTCCTGCtggggatggatggatcagtTAAACTCA CCGATTTTGGCTTCTGTGCACAGATCACTCCTGAGCAGAGTAAACGTAGCACCATGGTGGGCACCCCATATTGGATGGCGCCAGAGGTGGTGACTAGAAAAGCCTACGGACCCAAAGTGGACATCTGGTCTCTGGGGATCATGGCCATTGAGATGGTGGAGGGGGAACCTCCATATCTCAATGAGAACCCTCTGAGG GCTCTGTATTTAATCGCCACTAACGGGACTCCAGAACTTCAGAGTCCAGAGAAGCTCTCACCCATCTTCAAATCGTTCTTGTCCCGCTGTCTAGAGATGGACGTGGAAAAACGAGGATCAAGCAGGGAACTCCTGCAG CATCCCTTCCTGAAACTCTCCAAGCCTCTGTCCAGTCTCACTCCCCTCATCCTGGCGGCCAAGGAGGCAATGAGGAGCAATCGTTAA